From the genome of Thermococcus chitonophagus, one region includes:
- a CDS encoding AAA domain-containing protein, producing the protein MIELHPSEIARFFELDHCPRFMIFLQKRKKGELREYEGIIRKKETEDRELAKWGEEFELQILGALKGEFEAIYGFFRKGEDTVTKKWFEKHNPGGIIEFESEYDAVKTLLKILGSHENVLVYQAPLTGEIGKFKIKGRADFIAKRGRKYYLLETKFTKEEKLPHRVQAVIYSMLLSKLIDGEINLSVVTRDNAPWPANFLKFPDDVLEFVFTIEDTLSRDFREVEPWITVRCTTCQFEALCLSQALSTGDLGLLGVAPGEKRVLVENGVRDIQDLANLFSFPSNSPVDFREPEVRNRDAVKEIARRTGLNIVRLSRIAQAVLMERGGRVERLYIPGSGYNLPKERGEYYKDLVKVFIYVQKSPITETLIGISALVKGPRGIKGLKEERIISEIVEEAPIEVQTGLEEEAKMLERFFKDLINTIKDLSPSEDIYLHLYFYTRGQRESLVDALRRHYNLWWSKPIRAILSLRRAIDWEGFSILTDELIERHALPFAQGLGIIPVSIQFGYRWRSNRLFEDIFKVLAWKSNGRLFLGKLESVTRHNPLEEPLYPVINRDDAELPFTPFWKALVEMSNSNSEEIALGLHDILGQVVEAMATIEKGIDERYKDGFVKKEPIKRDELENFDMEDGSLAKVLMEYLLLEFHSRRGMLEKYYRLPLDVRAYSEKTAIVKVTKVEKGRECRIWGQLVIPGENGFARYSPDEVLVDIDEDSWVVVTPLDSLGEDDPARIIRRMPLGIVEAIDHKHGGIVIKLISLRRMKFTFPHFGYKCMNGEVVINGVKVRAGNYLVLDPAIDDIGMSRAFEILENIDNHVIYDLLRNLYEDNPEVDVTVDLWDESSVEEFLASIEHLNEEQRAFASDVRHRLVTLQGPPGTGKTSGALAPAILARAYATLKKGRSALFLVTGLSHRAVNEVLLRTYRLIQDMKGKFPLLDRVRLLRGVSGEEAIEVIRKDLGVEVDYVFKEIKFSSGQMSLFGGGKVEILFATPQTAHRLLKNVKGVDLVVVDEASMMDLPMFLLATSKARGQVLLVGDHRQMQPIQVHEWELEDRKTIERHFPFLSALNFVRFLRGELDGRELKRFRRILGRDPPKLNGKKDELLPMYRLKETYRLPQTLARLHTELFYSFDGIELRSAKKPKKEVLDALRRAGKDEFLGFVLDPDYPVVLIVHEEGESTKVNELEASLVERIVNALENVGVGVVVPYRAQKRLIRSRIDVQVDTVERFQGGEKDVIIVSMTSSDPAYLSKVMDFLYDPNRLNVAASRAKEKLIMIASRNIFTLTPRDLDTFELVRPWKRFYVRMREGERFEWKVGDVRVEAYRMK; encoded by the coding sequence ATGATAGAGCTTCATCCAAGCGAGATAGCTAGGTTCTTCGAGCTTGATCACTGCCCCAGGTTCATGATATTCCTTCAAAAGAGGAAAAAAGGCGAGCTAAGGGAATACGAGGGAATTATTAGGAAGAAAGAGACTGAAGATAGGGAGCTGGCTAAGTGGGGTGAGGAGTTCGAGCTCCAGATATTGGGGGCTCTTAAGGGTGAGTTTGAGGCAATTTATGGCTTCTTTAGGAAAGGGGAGGATACAGTAACGAAGAAGTGGTTTGAAAAACACAACCCTGGGGGTATAATTGAATTTGAGAGCGAATATGACGCTGTTAAGACTCTCTTAAAAATCCTGGGGTCGCATGAAAACGTTCTAGTTTATCAGGCCCCCTTGACTGGAGAGATAGGGAAGTTCAAAATAAAGGGGAGGGCCGACTTTATCGCTAAGCGTGGGAGAAAGTATTACCTCCTTGAAACGAAGTTCACCAAGGAGGAAAAGCTACCTCACAGGGTTCAAGCCGTCATATATTCAATGCTCCTCTCAAAGCTTATTGATGGAGAGATAAACCTCTCGGTAGTTACAAGGGATAATGCTCCATGGCCTGCCAACTTTCTCAAGTTCCCTGATGACGTCCTTGAGTTCGTGTTCACGATCGAGGATACGCTATCGAGGGACTTCAGGGAAGTTGAGCCGTGGATAACCGTTAGATGCACCACATGCCAGTTTGAAGCCCTCTGCCTTTCTCAAGCTTTAAGCACCGGGGATCTTGGGCTACTGGGCGTGGCCCCAGGGGAGAAGAGAGTGCTCGTTGAGAACGGTGTTAGGGACATTCAGGACTTAGCTAACCTCTTCTCCTTCCCCTCAAACAGTCCCGTCGATTTTAGGGAGCCCGAGGTGAGGAACAGGGATGCAGTTAAGGAGATAGCGAGGAGGACGGGCCTTAACATCGTCAGGCTCTCAAGGATAGCTCAGGCTGTTCTCATGGAGAGGGGCGGAAGGGTTGAAAGACTGTATATCCCAGGCTCGGGCTACAACCTTCCCAAAGAGAGGGGAGAGTACTACAAAGACCTGGTTAAGGTCTTCATATACGTCCAGAAAAGTCCTATAACTGAAACTCTCATTGGAATTTCGGCCCTTGTTAAGGGTCCTAGAGGGATTAAGGGTCTTAAAGAGGAGAGGATAATATCTGAGATCGTGGAGGAGGCACCTATTGAGGTTCAGACAGGTCTCGAAGAGGAAGCAAAGATGCTGGAAAGGTTCTTCAAGGATTTAATAAACACAATAAAGGATCTTTCTCCCAGCGAGGATATATACCTACACCTCTACTTCTACACGAGGGGTCAGAGGGAGAGCCTAGTTGATGCACTCAGGAGGCATTACAATCTCTGGTGGAGCAAGCCCATAAGGGCAATCCTGAGCTTGAGGAGGGCCATAGACTGGGAGGGCTTTTCTATTCTAACAGATGAGCTCATAGAGAGGCATGCCCTCCCCTTCGCCCAGGGCCTCGGAATAATTCCGGTATCAATACAGTTCGGCTACAGATGGAGGAGTAACAGGCTCTTTGAGGACATTTTTAAGGTATTGGCGTGGAAGAGCAATGGGAGGCTCTTCCTGGGAAAGCTGGAGAGCGTTACCCGACATAACCCGCTCGAGGAGCCCCTCTATCCCGTGATAAATAGGGATGATGCTGAGCTTCCATTCACGCCGTTCTGGAAGGCCCTCGTTGAGATGAGCAATTCCAATAGCGAGGAGATAGCCTTGGGCCTTCACGACATCCTGGGGCAGGTAGTTGAGGCCATGGCAACGATAGAGAAGGGGATAGATGAGAGGTACAAGGATGGATTCGTGAAGAAGGAACCCATTAAGAGGGACGAGCTGGAGAACTTCGACATGGAGGATGGCTCTTTGGCCAAGGTTCTAATGGAGTACCTCCTCCTTGAATTCCACTCGAGAAGGGGAATGCTCGAAAAGTACTACAGGCTTCCCCTCGACGTTAGAGCTTACTCGGAGAAGACGGCCATAGTCAAGGTGACTAAGGTAGAGAAGGGCAGAGAGTGCAGGATATGGGGCCAGCTCGTAATTCCCGGAGAGAATGGATTTGCCAGGTACTCACCTGATGAAGTTTTGGTCGATATAGATGAAGATTCATGGGTGGTTGTAACTCCCCTTGACAGCTTGGGAGAGGATGATCCGGCCAGAATAATAAGGAGGATGCCCCTGGGAATAGTTGAGGCAATAGACCACAAGCATGGAGGCATTGTTATAAAGCTCATCTCACTTCGGAGGATGAAGTTTACCTTCCCCCACTTTGGCTATAAGTGCATGAACGGTGAGGTTGTAATCAACGGCGTGAAGGTCAGGGCCGGTAACTATCTGGTCTTAGATCCAGCAATCGATGACATAGGCATGTCTAGGGCCTTTGAGATCCTCGAAAACATAGATAACCACGTGATCTACGATCTGCTCAGGAACCTATACGAGGACAACCCTGAAGTCGACGTTACCGTTGATCTGTGGGATGAAAGCTCCGTTGAGGAGTTCTTGGCAAGCATTGAGCATTTAAACGAAGAGCAGAGGGCCTTCGCTTCGGACGTGAGGCATAGGCTGGTAACCCTCCAGGGTCCCCCAGGAACCGGGAAAACTTCCGGAGCCTTGGCCCCCGCCATACTCGCTAGGGCCTACGCCACACTCAAGAAGGGAAGAAGTGCCCTCTTCCTTGTTACCGGCCTCTCTCACAGAGCCGTGAACGAGGTTCTCCTGAGGACTTACAGGCTGATCCAGGATATGAAGGGTAAGTTTCCCCTACTGGATAGAGTTCGGCTGCTCAGAGGAGTTTCTGGTGAGGAAGCGATCGAGGTCATAAGGAAGGATCTCGGCGTGGAAGTTGATTACGTGTTCAAGGAGATCAAGTTTTCGTCAGGTCAAATGAGCCTCTTCGGTGGTGGGAAGGTCGAGATACTCTTCGCAACCCCTCAAACGGCCCACAGATTGCTCAAGAACGTTAAGGGTGTTGATTTGGTTGTAGTGGACGAGGCCAGCATGATGGATCTTCCCATGTTCCTCCTTGCCACTTCTAAAGCCAGAGGTCAAGTCCTCCTAGTTGGAGACCACAGGCAGATGCAGCCAATACAGGTTCATGAGTGGGAGCTCGAGGACAGGAAGACCATAGAGAGGCACTTCCCATTCCTCTCGGCCTTAAACTTCGTGAGGTTCCTCAGGGGAGAGTTAGATGGGAGGGAGCTTAAGAGATTCAGGAGAATTCTAGGCAGGGATCCGCCAAAGCTGAACGGGAAGAAGGATGAGCTACTGCCGATGTACAGGCTTAAGGAAACTTATAGGCTACCTCAGACCCTAGCTAGGTTGCACACCGAGCTCTTCTACTCCTTCGATGGGATAGAGCTCAGGAGTGCAAAGAAGCCCAAGAAAGAGGTTTTAGATGCTTTGAGGAGGGCCGGAAAGGATGAGTTCCTGGGCTTCGTGCTTGATCCTGACTACCCGGTGGTGTTGATTGTCCACGAAGAGGGAGAATCTACGAAGGTCAACGAGCTCGAGGCCTCTCTAGTCGAGAGAATAGTCAATGCCTTAGAGAATGTTGGTGTTGGGGTCGTCG